The Pseudosulfitobacter pseudonitzschiae genome includes a region encoding these proteins:
- a CDS encoding GSCFA domain-containing protein — MTNPYDKTAPRGFWKTGVEAGDPDALYDIHTPKWPIRRDMRVATAGSCFARNLAGFLVQNGFNVIDAEPAPDGLTPQEAEQGGYGQFSARYGNIYTAPQLAQLLREVLGGKPSKGIIWKRGGRVIDALRPRVPAQGFDTAAETLEARTQHLAAVREMIEGLDLFVFTLGLTEAWEHRQLGTVYPAPPGAVGGAFDSQTFALRNFGFADTMAALEDSFGLIRDIRGGRAFRVLLTVSPVPPSATATDGHVLPATVYSKSVLRAVAGECAARHDFVDYFPSYEIITNPAARSRYYDANLRTVTQEGVRAVMGVFFHHHGAGDAGDKHLTHADNALAGDNRKKALLEGFAPDVPPRSAPAAPRLNMGATLQDPILFAGNSHLGSFKDAVMAAAPDLDPAGHWFVPINWTTAIQGGGRWPRLRRRSTYEQIVFRPEYRNRMQDIDLSMHRGRVTLCLVGCNFIGDQVLRAHGDLATGQPGLRGGNKAMPQLPLVARDDATLEDFYRGALQPKVAWALQILMDPMFKRAFWVASPDLPEHAARVRLGDAFVDSGSYRHHQAAALRATLSMMPEQDDRLRLIQHDPAQRTESGFIREAYAAHPATMDIHASAAFYRGALDQMFGETGGTARDQARSLTSVP; from the coding sequence ATGACCAATCCCTATGACAAGACTGCGCCGCGTGGCTTCTGGAAAACCGGCGTCGAAGCCGGTGATCCGGATGCACTCTACGATATTCACACGCCCAAATGGCCGATCCGGCGTGATATGCGCGTGGCCACGGCGGGCAGTTGCTTTGCCCGCAATTTGGCGGGGTTTCTGGTGCAAAACGGGTTTAATGTGATCGACGCTGAACCAGCGCCCGACGGCCTGACACCACAAGAGGCCGAGCAGGGCGGGTATGGCCAGTTCTCGGCCCGCTACGGCAACATCTACACCGCACCACAACTGGCGCAGTTGTTGCGCGAAGTGCTAGGGGGCAAACCGTCCAAAGGGATCATCTGGAAGCGTGGCGGCCGCGTGATCGATGCCCTGCGCCCGCGCGTTCCCGCACAGGGATTTGACACGGCGGCCGAGACGCTGGAGGCGCGGACACAGCATCTGGCAGCAGTGCGCGAGATGATCGAGGGGCTTGACCTGTTTGTCTTTACGCTGGGTCTGACCGAGGCTTGGGAGCACCGGCAACTCGGCACGGTCTATCCCGCCCCGCCCGGTGCCGTGGGAGGTGCGTTTGATTCCCAAACATTTGCCCTTCGCAATTTCGGCTTTGCCGACACGATGGCAGCGCTGGAAGACAGCTTTGGCCTTATCCGCGACATCCGTGGTGGGCGGGCGTTTCGCGTTTTGCTGACGGTTTCGCCGGTGCCGCCGAGCGCAACCGCGACCGACGGGCACGTGCTGCCCGCGACGGTCTATTCCAAATCGGTGCTGCGCGCCGTGGCGGGCGAATGTGCCGCGCGGCACGATTTTGTCGACTACTTTCCATCCTATGAGATCATAACCAACCCCGCTGCCCGCTCGCGCTACTATGATGCTAACCTGCGCACTGTCACCCAAGAGGGCGTGCGGGCCGTAATGGGCGTGTTCTTTCACCATCACGGGGCGGGGGACGCTGGCGACAAGCACTTGACCCATGCCGACAACGCATTGGCTGGCGACAACCGTAAAAAGGCGCTGCTAGAAGGTTTTGCGCCCGACGTTCCGCCTCGGTCAGCGCCAGCTGCGCCGCGTCTGAACATGGGGGCGACGCTGCAAGATCCCATCCTTTTTGCCGGAAACAGCCATCTGGGCAGCTTTAAGGATGCGGTGATGGCCGCAGCCCCCGATCTGGACCCGGCGGGGCATTGGTTTGTGCCGATCAACTGGACCACGGCCATTCAGGGCGGCGGGCGCTGGCCGCGTTTGCGGCGACGCAGCACCTATGAACAAATCGTGTTCCGCCCCGAATATCGCAACCGGATGCAGGATATCGACCTGTCCATGCACCGTGGGCGGGTGACCTTGTGTCTGGTGGGGTGCAATTTCATCGGTGATCAGGTGTTGCGCGCCCATGGTGATCTGGCTACGGGCCAGCCGGGCCTGCGTGGTGGCAATAAGGCAATGCCGCAACTGCCGCTGGTGGCCCGCGATGATGCTACGCTTGAGGATTTTTATCGCGGCGCGTTGCAGCCCAAAGTGGCCTGGGCATTGCAGATATTAATGGATCCGATGTTCAAGCGAGCGTTCTGGGTGGCCTCGCCCGATCTGCCGGAACATGCCGCACGGGTGCGTCTGGGCGATGCTTTTGTCGACAGCGGCAGCTACCGCCATCATCAGGCGGCGGCGCTGCGTGCGACATTGTCGATGATGCCCGAACAAGACGACCGCCTGCGCCTGATCCAGCACGATCCGGCCCAGCGCACCGAAAGCGGATTTATCCGCGAGGCATACGCAGCGCACCCGGCCACAATGGACATCCACGCAAGTGCCGCGTTCTACCGTGGCGCATTGGATCAGATGTTCGGTGAGACCGGGGGCACAGCCCGCGATCAGGCGCGTTCTTTGACTTCCGTGCCATAG